From one Triticum aestivum cultivar Chinese Spring chromosome 4B, IWGSC CS RefSeq v2.1, whole genome shotgun sequence genomic stretch:
- the LOC123092021 gene encoding 50S ribosomal protein L6, chloroplastic: MASLSPSLHLPCNSRIGFLGKSQGILLRVIPAGRVGFIRKTVECKESRIGKKPIEVPSNVTLTLEEQFVKAKGPLGELSLNYPTEVKVVKEETGKLRVFKTVETKRANQMHGLFRTLTDNIIVGVSKGFDKRLQLVGVGYRATVEGKDLVMNLGFSHPVRMAVPEGLQVKVEENTRIIVSGYDKSEIGQFAATIKKWRPPEPYKGKGIRYQDEIVRRKEGKAGKKK; this comes from the exons ATGGcgtccctctccccctccctccacCTCCCTTG CAATTCAAGAATTGGCTTCCTTGGTAAGTCACAAGGCATACTTCTTCGTGTTATCCCTGCTGGCAGAGTTGGTTTCATTAGAAAAACAGTGGAATGCAAGGAATCTAGAATCGGAAAGAAGCCGATTGAAGTTCCATCAAATGTTACTCTAACACTAGAGGAGCAGTTTGTCAAAGCTAAGGGTCCACTGGGAGAGTTGTCATTAAACTATCCCACCGAAGTAAAAGTTGTGAAAGAAGAAACTGGCAAATTGAGAGTATTCAAGACTGTGGAAACCAAAAGGGCGAATCAGATGCATGGCCTTTTCAG AACCCTGACGGACAACATCATCGTGGGGGTGTCAAAAGGATTTGACAAGAGGCTTCAGTTAGTGGGGGTTGGGTACCGTGCGACGGTGGAGGGCAAAGACCTGGTGATGAACCTGGGATTCTCGCACCCAGTCCGGATGGCTGTCCCAGAAGGACTTCAAGTCAAGGTGGAGGAGAATACGAGAATCATCGTGAGTGGGTACGACAAGAGCGAAATCGGTCAGTTTGCTGCCACCATAAAGAAGTGGAGGCCTCCGGAGCCATACAAGGGGAAGGGTATCCGGTATCAGGACGAGATTGTCAGGAGGAAGGAGGGCAAAGCTGGGAAGAAGAAATAG